The Gemmatimonadota bacterium sequence GCATTCTGGTAACGCCGGACCAGTGGCTCGAAGGCGTTGGCGTTTCCCTGTAGGCAAAGTTGGATGTTGTATGTGTCGTCTTGTATGAGTGTCGACATGTGCGAATCAAATCAAGTTCTGAATACGGACGGTTATTCGAGATATGTATCCAACGCTTTCAGCAATGCAGGATAGTAATCCTCGAAGGACATATCTTGAATGTGATGTCGTTCGAAATCCTCAAGCGCGCGTAACAGGGCAGGGAGGTAGCGAAATCCCTTTTCTATATCGCGCACCAGTAAACGATCACCGTGTTTCGGACCCCATTCGCGGTGAAACAATCGAGATGTAATGGCGCGGATCAAATGTTCGTTCAAGCATATCTCCCAATCTCCGTAGCCACCCGTTATTGCCATTCTCTCAAGTATTGGATCTAACAACGGAGCATACTTCCCGATGTCGGAGCGATGTCGTTCAGTAACGGGATTAACGAACGAATGGCCGAACTCATGCCAGATGAGTTCCAGCAATTCATCTCCAGTTCCGAACACCGGGATACCATCAACCGATCCAACGGGTCCGATTACGCTGAATATGGACAATCTGTTATCAGGGTGTCGAACTCGAGGCCCAATTCCACCGTGTTGAAACAAGGGACTTAAAATCAGATTGTAGTCCCGATGTCGCATTCCATAGTATTGTTCCAGGATGTCGATCATATTCTCGCTGCCCAGTGTTTTGAAAACTGTGTCGACCAATGATTGGTAGTATGAGAATTGGCTTTCAAAAAAAGAGTTGAAGTCCGATTGGATCGCAAAATCACTCAGTAATTCGTAGAACGTTCGAAACCGGGTTTCGTCTTGAAATGCGCGAATGTAGTATTCGTAGTTTTCGTAGGGGAATTGAGGCGTGAGTTCCGGCGGGTTCGAAAGCGACAACACCGGACTCAGGTAGGCATCCGAGTAAGTGCCATGCTCTGTGATCTTCTTGAACAGTTTGACTGCTTCATGCGTTTTAAATGGCGAAAAGTAATCCCGCATGGACTGGGAATACGCCACGTCGTACCTGGTTAGTCCTTCATAATCGCACAGCAACTTTACGGTGATGACGAGTTCGATTCTGGGGTCTACGTTGATGTTCAACCTGGCCATCACCATTTACTCCGTGTTTGGGG is a genomic window containing:
- a CDS encoding DUF4932 domain-containing protein, yielding MVMARLNINVDPRIELVITVKLLCDYEGLTRYDVAYSQSMRDYFSPFKTHEAVKLFKKITEHGTYSDAYLSPVLSLSNPPELTPQFPYENYEYYIRAFQDETRFRTFYELLSDFAIQSDFNSFFESQFSYYQSLVDTVFKTLGSENMIDILEQYYGMRHRDYNLILSPLFQHGGIGPRVRHPDNRLSIFSVIGPVGSVDGIPVFGTGDELLELIWHEFGHSFVNPVTERHRSDIGKYAPLLDPILERMAITGGYGDWEICLNEHLIRAITSRLFHREWGPKHGDRLLVRDIEKGFRYLPALLRALEDFERHHIQDMSFEDYYPALLKALDTYLE